From the genome of Flavobacterium luteolum, one region includes:
- a CDS encoding zinc metallopeptidase, with protein sequence MGSGYLIIAGAIMLFSWLVSSQLKSKFELYSKLQLRNGMSGREIAEKMLADNGITDVRVISTPGQLTDHYNPSDKTVNLSEAVYNHRNAAAAAVAAHECGHAVQHAIGYEWLTMRSKLVPIVSVASNYVQWILIAGILMIKVFPGLLLIGIIIFAATTLFSVITLPVEYDASNRALAWLENKHMLTQEEQAGAKDALKWAARTYVVAAIGSIATLLYYISIYSGSRRN encoded by the coding sequence ATGGGATCAGGATATTTAATTATTGCTGGAGCTATCATGTTGTTCAGCTGGCTGGTAAGCTCGCAGCTGAAAAGTAAATTTGAATTGTATTCGAAATTGCAATTACGAAACGGAATGAGCGGACGAGAAATTGCTGAAAAAATGCTTGCCGATAACGGAATTACAGATGTTCGTGTGATTTCGACGCCAGGTCAGTTAACAGATCATTATAATCCTTCAGATAAAACAGTCAATTTAAGTGAAGCAGTTTATAACCATCGTAATGCAGCCGCAGCCGCAGTTGCAGCGCATGAATGCGGTCACGCCGTACAGCATGCAATTGGTTACGAATGGCTTACAATGCGTTCTAAGTTAGTGCCGATTGTAAGTGTCGCTTCAAATTATGTACAGTGGATTTTAATTGCAGGAATCTTAATGATTAAAGTTTTTCCTGGATTATTATTAATCGGAATTATCATTTTCGCGGCAACAACTTTGTTCTCAGTTATTACGCTTCCGGTCGAATATGATGCAAGTAACCGTGCTTTGGCTTGGTTAGAAAACAAACATATGCTTACGCAAGAAGAACAAGCTGGAGCAAAAGATGCTTTAAAATGGGCTGCAAGAACTTATGTAGTAGCAGCAATAGGTTCTATTGCAACGTTGCTATACTATATCTCAATTTATTCTGGAAGCAGAAGGAATTAA
- a CDS encoding response regulator: MKYKTVIVDDHPIVISGISGLLSDLDNIEIVEKFESGIALLDYIEDNKVDLILMDIFLPVINGVDLCKTIKQKHPKIVIIGMSSQSERSLVMQFIQNGGNGYILKNASFYEFKECIYKAIDGEIVFSEEVKTIISQPLSEDLERIPGLSRRERDIALLLSQGKSTQEIADDLFLSFLTVQTHRRNILQKYKMKNVAELIAFLLKNNMLN; encoded by the coding sequence ATGAAGTATAAAACGGTAATAGTAGACGATCATCCGATTGTGATTTCTGGAATTTCAGGTTTGCTGTCGGATTTAGATAATATAGAAATTGTAGAAAAATTCGAATCTGGAATTGCACTTTTAGATTATATCGAAGACAATAAAGTTGATTTGATTTTAATGGATATTTTTCTTCCCGTTATAAATGGAGTTGATCTGTGTAAAACAATCAAGCAGAAGCATCCTAAAATTGTAATTATAGGTATGAGCAGCCAGTCTGAAAGAAGTTTGGTTATGCAGTTCATTCAGAATGGAGGAAACGGATATATTCTTAAAAATGCTTCTTTTTATGAATTTAAAGAATGTATTTACAAAGCTATTGATGGCGAAATTGTTTTTAGCGAAGAAGTAAAAACCATAATCAGCCAGCCTTTGTCTGAAGATTTGGAAAGGATTCCAGGTTTGAGCCGAAGAGAGCGTGATATTGCATTATTGCTTTCGCAAGGAAAATCGACTCAGGAAATAGCCGACGATTTGTTTTTAAGTTTTTTAACCGTTCAAACACACCGACGCAATATTCTTCAGAAGTATAAAATGAAGAATGTGGCAGAATTAATTGCTTTTTTACTCAAAAACAACATGCTGAATTAG
- a CDS encoding tetratricopeptide repeat-containing sensor histidine kinase — protein sequence MKKIYALLFFLFFTAISNSQVILSLDDDTVYIDSIVKITKNTKSDSVKSLNSFRLSKLFLMSQDAKKSKEYLEQANKLKAKFPFLKDASIFYNAYSFIEKGDLEGFEKTLLDANAKLKKYRNKEAYKLRAVILQNYGIMQQRKNNENAYMKLLINEAIPIAKRSGDYELISALNKAVAIIFMNNEERQKAAEYLDQAQKYIESATKKSATLAESKMETYIINAENLVELKHFYDAKEILDKAYETLEKYPESNLNDSYFYSEGLYYAKQNKHDEALVSFEKGIKSAENHSNAIAVNRLKFAEYEVLFKLKNYGKAKSNLEYLIEKTPFIVDKKNYYKELSKVYNATKEYPKAYYYSNKYNVINDSLNDAKLKSEIVELEAKYKKAESEKKIGLLQSENEKAVLQVNNNRLNMMLFAVLSFVLFLTVLFLWSWNNYQKKISFQKEVNHKQELEALENQQKLSISNALIEGEEIERKRIARDLHDGLGSMLSGLKMHLNLPDREKNENASNINGMLNDSIKELRNISQNLMPESLMKLGLEHALRDLCASHSTAETTIEFQYLIKKTTLPQHFKIMIFRIIQELLNNALKYAKASQILVSCSQNKDVFFITVEDNGIGFNLEYAEKRDGMGLRNIKNRVAFLNGKIEIDSVLDKGTSTYIELKYNPNHDYEV from the coding sequence ATGAAGAAAATCTACGCCTTATTATTTTTTTTATTTTTTACCGCAATTTCCAATTCACAAGTAATTCTTTCATTAGATGATGATACTGTTTACATTGACAGTATTGTTAAAATCACAAAAAACACAAAATCAGATAGCGTCAAAAGTTTGAATAGTTTCAGATTATCAAAACTGTTTTTGATGTCGCAGGATGCAAAAAAATCTAAAGAATATTTGGAACAGGCAAATAAGCTTAAAGCCAAATTTCCTTTTCTAAAAGATGCCTCTATTTTTTATAATGCTTACAGTTTTATAGAGAAAGGCGATTTGGAAGGTTTTGAAAAAACCTTGCTCGATGCCAATGCTAAACTTAAAAAATACCGCAATAAAGAAGCTTATAAACTTCGTGCTGTGATACTGCAGAATTATGGTATAATGCAACAGCGAAAGAATAATGAGAATGCTTATATGAAATTGCTGATAAATGAAGCGATTCCTATTGCTAAAAGAAGTGGTGATTATGAATTAATCAGCGCTTTAAATAAAGCAGTTGCCATTATTTTTATGAATAATGAGGAACGCCAAAAAGCAGCTGAATACTTAGATCAGGCACAGAAATATATAGAAAGCGCTACCAAGAAATCTGCAACTTTAGCGGAGTCTAAGATGGAAACCTATATTATAAATGCAGAAAATTTAGTCGAGCTGAAACATTTTTATGACGCTAAAGAAATTCTGGACAAAGCATATGAGACTTTAGAAAAATATCCAGAATCTAATTTGAATGATTCTTATTTTTATTCGGAAGGACTTTATTATGCCAAACAAAATAAACATGATGAAGCATTAGTGAGTTTTGAAAAAGGAATTAAATCTGCAGAAAATCATAGTAATGCTATTGCGGTAAACAGATTGAAATTTGCTGAATATGAAGTGCTTTTTAAACTGAAAAATTACGGCAAAGCCAAGAGTAATTTGGAATATCTGATCGAAAAAACGCCTTTTATTGTAGATAAAAAGAATTATTACAAAGAGCTGTCTAAAGTTTATAATGCTACGAAAGAATATCCGAAAGCGTATTATTATTCGAACAAATACAATGTTATAAATGATAGTTTAAACGATGCTAAACTGAAAAGTGAAATTGTAGAGCTTGAAGCAAAATATAAAAAAGCAGAAAGTGAAAAGAAAATTGGTCTGTTGCAGTCAGAGAATGAAAAAGCAGTTCTTCAGGTTAATAATAATCGTTTGAATATGATGCTTTTTGCCGTGCTTTCATTTGTTTTGTTTCTAACGGTTTTGTTTTTATGGAGCTGGAATAATTATCAGAAAAAAATAAGTTTTCAGAAAGAAGTAAATCATAAACAGGAACTCGAGGCATTAGAAAATCAGCAGAAATTATCGATTTCAAATGCTTTGATTGAAGGAGAAGAGATAGAGCGTAAAAGGATTGCAAGAGATCTCCACGACGGACTCGGAAGTATGCTTTCTGGGCTTAAAATGCATTTGAATCTGCCCGATCGTGAGAAAAATGAAAATGCGTCTAATATAAATGGCATGCTGAATGATTCCATTAAAGAACTTCGTAATATTTCTCAGAATTTAATGCCTGAAAGTTTAATGAAATTAGGTCTCGAACATGCGCTTAGAGATTTATGCGCTTCGCATTCAACTGCCGAAACAACAATTGAATTTCAGTATTTGATAAAAAAAACAACTTTACCGCAACATTTTAAAATTATGATTTTTAGAATCATTCAAGAACTTTTAAATAATGCTTTAAAATATGCCAAAGCTTCTCAGATTCTGGTTTCTTGTTCGCAGAATAAAGATGTTTTTTTTATTACTGTAGAAGATAACGGAATTGGCTTTAATTTGGAATATGCAGAAAAAAGGGACGGAATGGGCTTGCGAAACATTAAGAACCGTGTGGCTTTTTTGAATGGAAAAATTGAAATTGATTCAGTTTTGGATAAAGGAACTTCGACCTATATAGAATTAAAATATAACCCAAATCATGATTATGAAGTATAA
- a CDS encoding MmpS family transport accessory protein yields the protein MKSILKTLAIVMTLAFTAVSCSSDNDNKGGNNSRDVKYEITGNFSGQIDAVYMESGNAAQSVDITKLPWTKEFTASANTVGAGVQASGHGGVVDQTLTVKIYVGGKVEQETTAKAKADGTIVAIPGNFIFPQ from the coding sequence ATGAAATCAATTTTGAAAACCTTAGCAATTGTAATGACTCTTGCTTTTACAGCAGTTTCTTGCAGCAGTGATAATGATAATAAAGGAGGGAATAACTCAAGAGACGTTAAATACGAAATAACTGGAAACTTTTCTGGACAGATCGATGCAGTTTATATGGAGTCAGGAAATGCTGCACAAAGTGTAGATATTACCAAATTACCTTGGACTAAAGAATTTACTGCCTCTGCAAATACTGTCGGTGCAGGAGTACAAGCTTCAGGTCATGGAGGTGTTGTTGATCAAACTTTAACTGTAAAAATTTACGTTGGAGGAAAAGTAGAACAGGAAACGACTGCTAAAGCAAAAGCTGATGGAACAATCGTCGCAATTCCTGGTAATTTCATCTTCCCGCAATAA